A stretch of the Maridesulfovibrio bastinii DSM 16055 genome encodes the following:
- a CDS encoding prepilin peptidase, translating to MNILSANIQVMIIATLIGAITGSFYACAAYRYINGLSLLNPKRSFCPECGYQLKWYDNIPVVSYILLKGKCRNCHEKISMFYPAVELISILWALALMHKFGPGYQFIVYMVLGGIMITAAAIDMKTFILPDMLTIPGAVIAVATMIFMPGGNWREVLWGAAIGSGLFMTLRLLYRGLKGEDGLGLGDVKLMFMIGAMSGPQNLPLVITVAAGSGIIGGLIQLKFFPDDENSRNMVPFGPFLVLGSMLATLYSEAFWLFYLR from the coding sequence ATGAATATATTATCAGCAAATATCCAAGTCATGATCATTGCCACACTTATCGGAGCTATCACAGGAAGCTTTTACGCTTGTGCTGCATACAGGTATATCAACGGACTATCACTTCTTAATCCGAAACGATCCTTCTGCCCGGAGTGCGGCTACCAGCTGAAATGGTATGATAATATCCCTGTTGTCAGCTATATCCTTCTGAAAGGAAAATGCCGCAACTGCCATGAAAAAATAAGCATGTTCTATCCGGCGGTGGAACTTATTTCCATTTTGTGGGCGCTGGCGCTCATGCACAAATTCGGTCCGGGTTACCAATTCATTGTTTACATGGTTTTAGGTGGAATAATGATTACTGCTGCGGCAATTGATATGAAAACCTTTATCCTGCCAGATATGCTGACAATTCCGGGCGCGGTAATTGCCGTTGCAACAATGATTTTCATGCCGGGTGGAAACTGGCGGGAAGTTCTATGGGGAGCAGCCATTGGCAGTGGACTCTTCATGACCCTGAGACTGCTATACCGTGGACTTAAAGGCGAAGACGGGCTGGGATTGGGTGATGTAAAATTAATGTTTATGATCGGAGCAATGAGCGGACCTCAGAATCTTCCGCTGGTTATTACCGTAGCAGCGGGATCAGGAATTATCGGCGGACTTATCCAGCTAAAATTTTTCCCGGATGATGAAAACAGCCGCAACATGGTTCCCTTCGGACCTTTCCTTGTACTCGGGTCAATGCTTGCTACGCTCTACTCCGAAGCTTTCTGGTTATTTTATTTAAGATAG
- the rpsO gene encoding 30S ribosomal protein S15 encodes MVMDAETKAKVIAEYQTKEGDTGSPEVQVALLTERITYLTEHFKVHKKDFHSRTGLLKLVGKRRNILKYLHKTDVQRYRDLIAKLGLRK; translated from the coding sequence GTGGTAATGGACGCAGAAACCAAGGCAAAAGTTATTGCTGAGTATCAGACCAAGGAAGGAGACACTGGTTCTCCTGAAGTACAGGTAGCTCTTCTTACTGAAAGAATCACTTACCTGACCGAACATTTTAAAGTTCACAAAAAGGATTTCCACTCCCGCACCGGCCTGCTCAAGCTCGTTGGTAAGCGCAGGAACATCCTCAAATATCTGCACAAGACAGACGTACAGCGTTACCGCGATCTTATCGCCAAGCTTGGTCTTCGTAAATAA
- a CDS encoding DUF503 domain-containing protein: protein MIIGVLSLEFRLHGNDSLKGKRKIALSLKQKLRNKFNVSVAETEAQDSHDRLVMAVVTVANQTSEVESRMSKCLSMIEAISPAELVNCETEVFSS, encoded by the coding sequence ATGATCATAGGTGTATTATCTCTTGAATTCAGGCTGCACGGAAACGATTCACTCAAAGGCAAAAGAAAAATTGCTCTGAGCCTGAAGCAAAAGCTGCGCAACAAGTTTAATGTCTCCGTTGCAGAAACCGAGGCACAGGATTCTCATGATCGTCTGGTTATGGCAGTTGTCACTGTAGCAAACCAGACATCAGAAGTGGAAAGCAGGATGTCTAAATGCCTTTCAATGATTGAAGCCATTTCGCCTGCGGAACTGGTAAACTGCGAAACCGAAGTATTCAGTTCCTAA
- the lpxB gene encoding lipid-A-disaccharide synthase: MNNKIKKKIWINAGEASGDMHGALLAENLVKNDPDIEVMGMGGPAMEKAGCDIRYPMSMISLMGVTEVLPKLPRLLRLFGEIEKIWKKEKPAAVVLIDCPDFNFRLAKKAKRLGIPVYYYISPQVWAWRQGRTKFLHKTVRKILCILPFEKQFYNERGVDADYVGHPLLDLIPVEELDKISPHKNQLGILPGSRSKEISSLMPIFSEVARKLKDDHPELKFVIARAPGVDVKKITSSWPDNLDLEIVEPENRYEMMRSSSFLLAASGTATLESALIGTPTVIAYKMSAITGSLAKKFLKVKYVSLCNLILNREVLPELLQDNCTVKKIHAQAEEWVAQPEKTKKTRTDLKIMREKVGSPGAASRAAKIIMQDLKISE, translated from the coding sequence ATGAACAATAAAATTAAGAAAAAGATATGGATAAATGCCGGAGAAGCTTCAGGCGATATGCACGGAGCACTCCTTGCTGAAAATCTGGTAAAAAATGACCCGGATATAGAAGTTATGGGAATGGGCGGACCGGCTATGGAAAAAGCCGGGTGCGACATTCGTTATCCCATGAGTATGATTTCACTTATGGGGGTTACAGAAGTTCTGCCCAAGCTGCCGCGCCTGTTGCGCCTTTTCGGTGAAATTGAAAAAATTTGGAAAAAAGAAAAACCAGCAGCTGTGGTCCTTATCGACTGCCCGGACTTTAATTTTCGGCTGGCTAAAAAAGCTAAACGCCTCGGGATACCGGTATATTACTATATAAGCCCTCAAGTCTGGGCATGGCGGCAGGGACGGACTAAATTTCTGCACAAAACAGTTCGTAAAATACTGTGCATCCTGCCCTTTGAAAAACAGTTTTATAATGAGCGTGGTGTTGATGCCGACTATGTGGGCCACCCCCTGCTTGACCTTATCCCGGTAGAAGAACTTGATAAAATATCACCACATAAAAATCAGCTAGGAATACTTCCGGGAAGCCGCAGTAAAGAAATTTCCAGCCTGATGCCCATTTTTTCAGAAGTTGCGCGAAAATTGAAAGATGATCACCCGGAACTTAAGTTTGTTATAGCCCGTGCTCCGGGGGTGGATGTAAAAAAAATTACTTCCAGCTGGCCGGATAATCTTGATCTTGAAATAGTAGAACCTGAAAACAGGTATGAGATGATGCGCAGCTCTTCTTTTCTGCTGGCCGCATCAGGCACGGCCACGCTTGAAAGCGCATTGATAGGCACTCCGACCGTAATTGCCTATAAAATGTCCGCAATTACCGGCAGCCTTGCCAAAAAATTTCTCAAGGTAAAATATGTAAGCCTCTGCAATCTCATTTTAAACAGAGAGGTTCTGCCGGAACTTCTGCAGGACAACTGCACCGTGAAAAAAATACATGCTCAGGCGGAAGAATGGGTTGCACAACCGGAAAAAACTAAAAAGACACGTACGGATCTCAAAATAATGCGCGAAAAAGTAGGTTCCCCCGGTGCAGCATCAAGAGCTGCAAAAATTATCATGCAGGACCTTAAAATATCAGAATAG
- a CDS encoding phenylacetate--CoA ligase family protein, which translates to MGGNYRFIPDLTSDDIAEIQLEGLKWTVDHTANNSLFYSERFKEAGVSPGDIKSLDDIRRLPFTTAGDLKDGYPFPLLSVKEEDVVRIHGSSGTTGKRKILCYTRKDIEVWKDMFARCYELAGLTTKDRVQVCVGYGLWTAGSGFQLGSEHFGAMTVPVGPGMLEIQLQLLKDMKVTCLCSTASMALLLGEEAHKAGILKDLNLKRCIFGGEAYTPKMRRQFEESLGLESSYDISGMTEFYGPGAGIECKAQNGIHYWADRYIVEIIDPDTLEPVKPGEIGELVVTTLCKEATPLIRYRTRDLTRIIPEPCSCGCNMPRHDRISGRSDDMFIFRGVNIYPGQIADVLEHIPEVSSEYQIYLERREGLDFMTVKVERKLGVSADNDANLAKAVADLIRKLILVRSTVEIMKSGSLPRSFGKTKRVIDERD; encoded by the coding sequence ATGGGCGGCAACTATAGATTTATTCCTGATTTGACATCTGATGATATCGCGGAGATTCAGCTTGAGGGGCTTAAATGGACTGTTGATCACACTGCAAATAACAGTCTTTTTTATTCTGAAAGATTCAAAGAAGCAGGTGTATCTCCCGGAGATATAAAATCACTTGATGACATTCGCAGACTTCCTTTTACAACCGCAGGCGACCTGAAGGACGGGTATCCTTTTCCGCTGCTTTCGGTGAAGGAAGAGGATGTTGTGCGCATACACGGTTCAAGCGGGACAACCGGAAAACGAAAAATACTCTGTTATACAAGAAAAGATATTGAAGTCTGGAAAGATATGTTTGCCCGCTGCTATGAGCTTGCCGGACTGACTACAAAAGACCGCGTTCAGGTGTGTGTGGGCTATGGCCTGTGGACTGCCGGATCAGGATTTCAGCTGGGATCTGAACATTTTGGAGCCATGACTGTTCCTGTCGGACCGGGAATGCTTGAAATCCAGTTGCAGCTTTTGAAGGATATGAAAGTTACCTGCCTGTGTTCAACCGCCTCAATGGCCTTGCTGCTTGGTGAAGAAGCCCACAAAGCCGGAATACTGAAAGACCTCAACCTTAAACGCTGTATCTTCGGCGGTGAGGCTTATACTCCTAAAATGCGCCGTCAGTTTGAGGAGAGCCTTGGACTTGAATCAAGTTATGACATCAGCGGTATGACAGAATTTTATGGTCCCGGTGCCGGAATAGAATGTAAAGCTCAAAATGGCATACATTACTGGGCTGACAGATATATAGTTGAAATTATTGATCCTGATACTCTTGAGCCGGTAAAACCCGGTGAGATTGGTGAGCTTGTGGTTACCACTTTGTGTAAAGAAGCTACACCACTTATAAGATACAGAACCAGAGATTTGACTCGTATTATTCCTGAACCATGCAGCTGTGGCTGCAATATGCCGCGGCATGATAGAATCAGTGGCCGAAGCGATGATATGTTCATTTTCAGGGGAGTAAATATTTATCCCGGACAGATTGCTGATGTCCTTGAACATATTCCGGAAGTCAGCTCAGAATATCAGATTTATCTTGAGCGCAGAGAAGGATTGGATTTTATGACTGTTAAGGTCGAGCGCAAGCTTGGTGTTTCGGCTGACAATGATGCCAATCTGGCTAAAGCGGTAGCTGACCTCATCCGTAAGCTTATTCTGGTCAGATCAACTGTTGAAATAATGAAATCCGGCTCCCTGCCGCGTAGCTTCGGCAAAACAAAGCGTGTAATTGACGAAAGAGATTAG
- a CDS encoding NADH:flavin oxidoreductase: MSTLFDQTSLGPMTLKNRLWRSSTWENKADSKGHLTPELVKVYENLAKGGVGTIITGYAFICEEEQPNARMMGIYDDTFIEEYKNFTKNIHELGANIVMQIVYGGSQTDFNSGSRKIFGPSAVENPIFKVTPVEMTKNDIDYIIKSFAEAAGRVKEAGFDGVELHGAHGYLLSQFLTPFFNRRKDEYGGSIENRARIIYEVLEAVREKVGPDYPVFIKMHSTDEWGENGLTPEESLIVVKGLQERGISGIELSGGHLSSDPDTAPIKPKLLKKEKESYYRKPAAMIASAVDVPIILVGGNRSVEVMEDILENTPIKYFSLSRTLHAEPDLPNKWKQGFRGKPRCISCNKCWGRDTNICVLDRKKS; this comes from the coding sequence ATGTCTACTCTATTTGATCAGACCTCTTTAGGTCCTATGACTCTAAAAAACAGACTCTGGCGTTCCTCAACATGGGAGAATAAGGCCGATTCCAAAGGACACCTGACCCCTGAACTTGTCAAAGTGTATGAAAATCTGGCTAAAGGCGGCGTTGGAACCATCATCACCGGTTACGCTTTCATCTGTGAAGAAGAGCAGCCCAATGCCAGAATGATGGGAATTTATGATGATACTTTTATCGAAGAGTACAAGAATTTCACTAAAAATATTCATGAACTAGGCGCCAATATTGTCATGCAGATTGTGTATGGCGGTTCTCAGACTGATTTCAATTCCGGGTCCAGAAAAATTTTCGGCCCGTCAGCTGTTGAAAATCCCATCTTCAAAGTGACTCCGGTTGAGATGACCAAAAATGACATAGATTACATTATCAAAAGTTTTGCCGAAGCCGCAGGACGGGTTAAAGAAGCAGGATTTGACGGAGTGGAACTGCATGGAGCGCACGGCTACCTGCTCAGCCAGTTTTTGACACCATTCTTCAACCGCAGAAAAGATGAATACGGTGGATCAATCGAAAATCGAGCCAGAATAATATATGAGGTACTGGAAGCTGTAAGAGAAAAAGTCGGCCCGGATTACCCCGTATTTATTAAAATGCACAGTACTGACGAATGGGGTGAAAACGGACTGACACCTGAAGAGAGCCTGATTGTCGTTAAAGGTCTTCAGGAAAGGGGAATTAGCGGCATAGAACTTTCAGGCGGACATCTTTCCAGTGATCCCGATACCGCTCCCATAAAGCCAAAACTGCTTAAAAAAGAAAAAGAGTCATACTATCGCAAGCCCGCAGCCATGATAGCCTCAGCAGTTGATGTTCCTATAATTCTTGTGGGTGGTAACCGCAGTGTGGAGGTTATGGAAGATATTCTTGAAAATACGCCCATAAAATATTTTTCACTGTCGAGAACTCTGCACGCTGAACCGGACCTTCCAAACAAATGGAAGCAGGGATTTCGCGGCAAACCACGCTGCATATCCTGCAATAAGTGTTGGGGCAGAGATACTAATATATGTGTTTTAGACAGAAAAAAATCCTGA
- the pnp gene encoding polyribonucleotide nucleotidyltransferase, whose amino-acid sequence MIVPFESTTVSTKIGDLDISLETGLMANQTDGTVLIKSGGTVVLVTAVCAPSNEPRDFFPLTCNYLEKTYAAGRIPGGYFRREVGRPSDRETLVSRLIDRPIRPMFPKYYSDEVQIIATVLSADDQTNPDVLAMTGASAALHISDMPFNGPVAAARVGYVNNQFVLYPSYSVADNDSDLNIVFAATRDAVIMVEGSAQFVPENVIAEALEWGHEQLTPMFDLQDELREKVGHPKREILEPEKDETVSEIVTELFSNELDKALTIPGKMDRKAAKSEVKEKAVAAIEEKFPEDSAKKAAVGDILGKLEKQIVRKRIVDKGVRIDGRDLTTVRNLSIKAGVLPMTHGSAIFRRGETCALAVATLGSSRDEQRYETLTGEESKRFMLHYNFPPYCVGEAKFLRAPSRREIGHGTLAERALTPVLPSPEDFPFTMRVVSEIMDSNGSSSMATVCGTTLALMDAGVPIKDPVAGIAMGLCKEGDDYFVLTDILGDEDALGDMDFKVAGTKDGVTAIQMDIKISGIPAEVLRKALKQANDARMHILNHMVEVLPEPRAELSKFAPQMAVLNINPEKIRDLIGPGGKNIKAITAETQADIDIEDSGKVSIFAPTLESLEKTKEMVQYYDQSAELGKNYIGTVKKILEIGAIIEILPGLEGLLHISQIDFERIENVTDVIQLGQEVTVKVIEIQPNGRIRLSRKAWLMEQAGQEIDLEKFKMGGGNRGRDNRGRDNRGRDNRGRDNRGRN is encoded by the coding sequence ATGATTGTACCTTTTGAATCTACAACAGTTTCAACCAAAATCGGAGATCTGGATATCAGCCTTGAAACAGGACTGATGGCAAACCAGACAGACGGAACAGTTCTTATCAAATCCGGTGGAACCGTTGTACTCGTAACCGCCGTATGCGCACCAAGCAACGAACCGCGCGACTTTTTCCCCCTTACCTGCAACTATCTCGAAAAAACATACGCAGCAGGACGCATCCCCGGTGGTTACTTCCGCCGTGAAGTAGGCCGCCCTTCAGACCGCGAAACTCTCGTTTCACGCCTGATAGACCGCCCTATCCGCCCCATGTTCCCCAAGTACTACAGTGACGAAGTTCAGATCATCGCAACTGTTCTTTCAGCCGATGACCAGACAAATCCTGATGTTCTTGCCATGACCGGCGCATCTGCCGCACTGCATATTTCAGACATGCCTTTCAACGGCCCTGTTGCCGCAGCCCGTGTGGGATATGTGAACAATCAGTTTGTTCTTTATCCTTCATATTCTGTTGCAGACAATGACAGCGATCTGAACATTGTTTTTGCCGCAACTCGTGACGCTGTTATCATGGTTGAAGGTAGTGCCCAGTTCGTACCTGAAAATGTTATTGCCGAAGCTCTCGAATGGGGACACGAACAGCTCACCCCGATGTTTGACCTTCAGGATGAACTCCGTGAAAAAGTCGGACATCCCAAAAGAGAAATCCTTGAACCGGAGAAGGACGAAACCGTATCTGAAATCGTTACCGAACTTTTCAGTAACGAACTGGATAAGGCTCTGACTATCCCCGGTAAAATGGACCGCAAGGCAGCTAAAAGCGAAGTTAAAGAAAAAGCAGTAGCTGCAATCGAAGAGAAATTCCCTGAAGACAGTGCCAAGAAAGCTGCTGTCGGCGATATTCTCGGCAAGCTGGAAAAACAGATTGTCCGTAAACGTATCGTTGATAAGGGCGTTCGTATTGACGGCCGTGACCTTACCACTGTCCGTAATCTTTCCATTAAAGCAGGCGTTCTGCCCATGACTCATGGTTCTGCCATCTTCCGCAGAGGTGAGACCTGCGCTCTTGCAGTTGCAACACTTGGCAGCAGCCGTGACGAACAGCGTTATGAAACTCTCACCGGTGAAGAATCAAAACGCTTTATGCTGCATTACAACTTCCCTCCGTACTGCGTTGGTGAAGCTAAATTCCTGCGCGCACCTTCACGCCGTGAAATCGGTCATGGAACACTTGCAGAACGTGCTTTAACACCTGTACTCCCTTCACCTGAGGACTTCCCCTTCACCATGCGTGTAGTTTCTGAGATCATGGACTCCAACGGTTCATCTTCCATGGCTACCGTCTGCGGAACAACTCTCGCACTGATGGATGCCGGTGTACCCATCAAAGACCCCGTAGCAGGTATCGCAATGGGTCTGTGCAAAGAAGGCGATGACTACTTTGTTCTTACCGACATTCTCGGTGACGAAGATGCTCTCGGTGATATGGACTTTAAGGTCGCCGGAACAAAAGACGGTGTAACCGCCATCCAGATGGATATTAAAATCAGCGGTATTCCTGCTGAAGTTCTGCGCAAAGCTCTTAAACAGGCTAATGATGCCCGTATGCATATCCTCAACCACATGGTTGAAGTTCTTCCTGAACCAAGAGCCGAGCTTTCCAAATTTGCTCCGCAGATGGCAGTACTCAACATCAATCCTGAAAAAATCCGTGACCTCATCGGCCCCGGTGGTAAAAACATCAAAGCTATTACAGCTGAGACTCAGGCAGATATTGATATTGAAGATTCCGGTAAAGTTTCCATTTTTGCTCCGACCCTTGAATCTCTCGAAAAAACCAAAGAAATGGTACAGTACTATGACCAGTCTGCTGAACTCGGCAAGAACTACATCGGTACTGTTAAAAAGATTCTTGAAATCGGTGCCATCATTGAAATTCTTCCCGGTCTTGAAGGACTGCTGCACATTTCCCAGATTGATTTTGAACGCATCGAAAATGTAACTGATGTTATTCAACTCGGTCAGGAAGTTACCGTAAAAGTAATTGAAATTCAGCCCAATGGACGTATCAGACTTTCCCGTAAAGCTTGGCTCATGGAGCAGGCAGGACAGGAAATTGATCTTGAAAAATTCAAGATGGGCGGCGGTAACCGTGGTCGTGACAACCGTGGTAGAGATAATCGCGGTCGTGACAACCGTGGTCGCGATAACCGCGGACGTAACTAG
- the rbfA gene encoding 30S ribosome-binding factor RbfA: MKSTTSRRSIRMGDQIMRELATMLLEESMDPRLELVSISGVKLNKDLKIAKVFYTLSGDKERVANAQKAFEKATGFLRSGLGKRLKLKFVPELRFIYDEFLEEMVYGQQSETNLPDF, from the coding sequence ATGAAAAGTACAACATCACGCCGCTCCATAAGAATGGGCGATCAGATAATGAGAGAGCTGGCAACGATGCTCCTCGAAGAAAGTATGGACCCCAGACTCGAACTGGTAAGTATAAGCGGGGTCAAATTAAACAAAGATCTCAAAATAGCCAAAGTATTTTATACTCTTTCCGGTGACAAAGAACGCGTGGCTAATGCTCAGAAGGCTTTTGAAAAAGCAACAGGCTTTTTACGCTCCGGTCTTGGAAAAAGACTTAAGCTGAAATTTGTTCCGGAGTTGCGTTTTATTTACGATGAATTTCTTGAGGAGATGGTCTATGGACAGCAGTCTGAAACGAATCTGCCAGATTTTTAA
- a CDS encoding DHH family phosphoesterase, with product MDSSLKRICQIFKEEDNFLIAAHYNPDGDALGSSAALAFILKSLGKRVRLYNHTGVPANMDWFELPVPMLTEIPKGYDGWVVALDCGDAARMGEPLMNFIDRDRSINIDHHIGNSNFAGINWVDPKSPAVGEMISIIANNLGIPLSGKIGECLYLAIATDTGFFTYGNTRPETLEIIAEILRHGLKLDEFVPKIRNNWTLKRVRLWNLALDKVELFHDEQTILIFITQEMLEKTGTNKSDCEELVNFIRRIKTVRISAIIREDGPLRYKFSLRSQGDDNVQAIASLFGGGGHKNASGGLIEDNPDTVRRKLVDAIGETFEKD from the coding sequence ATGGACAGCAGTCTGAAACGAATCTGCCAGATTTTTAAAGAGGAAGACAATTTCCTTATTGCAGCGCACTATAATCCGGACGGCGATGCTCTGGGCTCCAGTGCCGCACTTGCTTTTATTTTAAAATCACTCGGTAAAAGAGTCAGACTGTATAATCATACAGGCGTGCCGGCTAATATGGACTGGTTTGAACTGCCGGTGCCCATGTTGACGGAAATTCCTAAAGGATACGACGGCTGGGTTGTAGCCCTCGACTGCGGTGATGCCGCACGCATGGGCGAACCGCTGATGAACTTTATAGACCGCGACCGCTCAATAAACATAGACCATCACATTGGAAATTCGAATTTTGCCGGAATAAACTGGGTAGATCCTAAGAGCCCGGCTGTAGGCGAAATGATCTCCATAATCGCCAACAACCTTGGAATTCCACTTTCAGGCAAAATAGGTGAATGCCTTTATCTGGCAATTGCCACGGACACAGGATTTTTTACATACGGTAACACCCGTCCTGAAACGCTGGAGATCATAGCTGAAATTTTACGTCATGGTCTGAAGCTGGATGAATTTGTTCCTAAAATTCGCAATAACTGGACTCTGAAAAGAGTCAGACTATGGAACCTTGCTCTTGATAAAGTTGAGTTATTCCATGACGAACAGACAATTCTGATTTTTATCACTCAGGAAATGCTCGAAAAAACAGGTACAAACAAGAGTGATTGTGAAGAGCTGGTCAACTTTATCCGCAGAATCAAAACAGTCAGAATTTCTGCCATAATCCGTGAAGACGGTCCCCTGAGATATAAGTTCAGCCTCCGTTCGCAGGGGGATGACAATGTTCAGGCCATTGCTTCTTTATTCGGAGGCGGAGGCCATAAAAATGCCAGCGGCGGACTTATTGAAGATAATCCGGACACCGTGCGCCGTAAACTGGTTGATGCCATCGGCGAGACCTTCGAAAAAGATTAG
- the truB gene encoding tRNA pseudouridine(55) synthase TruB has product MGRKPKTSPFQKHGVLVLNKPSGPTSTDCLNDIKHQLKQFKIGHAGTLDPLAQGVLLVMLGKATKLGPYLTGRDKVYSGSLILGRTTDTYDIQGAETSSADISDITEEMVKNEIFAWKDLTKQEVPAYSAAKHKGKPLYELARKGEDVPVKIKDIEINFSEPLEVSLPRACFRVRCSAGTYIRSLVHSLGMRLGCGAVMDSLTREESEPYRLCDAYELEDVLGDPEKFGEKVIPIADTLPHWPKFTLSEDMAADVMNGARIPVDPASGGALYGTEGDRAMFVDQKGEAIALVEAKRFNSELMWAILRGLWN; this is encoded by the coding sequence GTGGGAAGGAAACCTAAAACAAGCCCCTTTCAGAAGCATGGAGTTCTTGTCCTTAACAAACCGTCCGGACCGACTTCCACCGATTGTCTTAATGATATCAAACATCAGTTGAAGCAGTTTAAAATAGGCCATGCCGGAACACTTGATCCTCTTGCACAGGGTGTTCTTCTGGTCATGCTTGGCAAAGCTACAAAACTTGGCCCATATCTGACAGGAAGAGATAAAGTTTACTCCGGATCACTTATTTTAGGCAGAACAACAGATACTTACGATATACAGGGAGCAGAGACTTCCAGTGCAGATATTTCCGACATTACCGAAGAAATGGTAAAAAATGAAATTTTTGCATGGAAAGACTTGACTAAACAGGAAGTTCCCGCATATTCGGCAGCAAAACATAAAGGAAAACCCCTTTACGAACTCGCCAGAAAAGGCGAAGATGTCCCGGTCAAAATTAAGGACATTGAAATAAATTTTTCTGAACCGCTGGAAGTGAGCCTGCCAAGGGCCTGTTTCCGGGTTAGGTGCTCTGCCGGCACCTATATACGCTCCCTGGTCCACAGCTTGGGGATGCGGCTCGGATGCGGCGCGGTAATGGACTCTTTGACACGCGAAGAAAGCGAGCCATACAGGCTTTGTGATGCCTATGAGCTTGAAGATGTGCTGGGCGACCCCGAAAAATTCGGGGAAAAAGTTATCCCGATTGCGGATACTCTGCCCCACTGGCCTAAATTCACATTAAGTGAAGACATGGCGGCCGATGTTATGAACGGAGCGCGCATTCCGGTAGATCCCGCCTCAGGCGGAGCACTCTACGGCACGGAAGGCGACCGGGCCATGTTTGTAGACCAGAAGGGTGAAGCCATCGCACTGGTTGAAGCTAAACGCTTTAACAGTGAGCTTATGTGGGCAATACTTCGTGGTCTTTGGAACTGA
- a CDS encoding NADH:flavin oxidoreductase, with amino-acid sequence MADIFEPTSIGTLSLKNRLWRSATFEKKADEQGHPTPELVAVYEDLAKGGVGTIITGYAGICEEEKANPKMMGIYDDSFIPEYKIFTDKIHSLGANIIMQIAYGGSQSNYKTEDRLILGPSAVEHTRFKVTPVAMNKEQISYIIKSFADSARRVKESGFDGVQLHAAHGYLLSQFLTPYYNRRKDEYGGSIENRARIICETLDAVRTKVGPDYPVFIKMHCTDEMGEQGLNKEDSLAVAKMLEERGISGIEFSGGFFSENDATLPDKKGLIKKEKQSYFREPVSWIASELNVPVILVGGNREMEVMEEILNTTDIKYFSLSRTLFSEPDLPEKWQSGYRGKPRCIACGKCRGKETNECILNKKQE; translated from the coding sequence ATGGCTGATATTTTCGAACCCACATCTATCGGAACACTTTCGCTCAAGAACAGATTATGGAGATCAGCTACATTCGAGAAAAAAGCTGATGAGCAGGGCCATCCTACTCCTGAACTAGTCGCGGTATATGAAGATCTGGCAAAAGGAGGCGTGGGAACAATTATCACCGGCTATGCCGGTATCTGTGAAGAAGAAAAAGCCAACCCGAAAATGATGGGCATTTATGACGACAGTTTCATTCCGGAATATAAAATTTTTACCGATAAAATTCATTCTCTCGGTGCAAACATCATAATGCAGATTGCCTACGGCGGTTCTCAGAGTAACTATAAAACAGAAGACAGGTTGATTCTTGGTCCATCGGCGGTTGAGCACACCAGATTTAAAGTAACGCCTGTCGCCATGAACAAGGAACAGATCAGCTATATTATAAAATCTTTTGCCGACTCCGCCCGCAGAGTTAAAGAATCAGGATTTGATGGAGTTCAGCTGCATGCTGCTCACGGCTATCTGCTGAGCCAGTTCCTGACACCCTACTACAACAGACGTAAAGACGAATACGGCGGATCAATTGAAAACCGGGCCAGAATAATATGTGAAACCCTTGATGCTGTACGCACCAAAGTAGGCCCGGACTATCCAGTGTTTATCAAAATGCACTGCACTGATGAAATGGGTGAACAGGGACTTAATAAAGAAGACAGCCTTGCAGTTGCAAAAATGCTGGAAGAAAGAGGAATCTCCGGCATAGAATTTTCAGGAGGATTTTTTTCTGAAAACGATGCGACTCTTCCAGATAAAAAAGGACTCATCAAAAAAGAAAAACAATCTTATTTTAGAGAACCTGTTTCATGGATAGCCAGTGAACTGAATGTCCCGGTAATTTTAGTCGGTGGAAACCGGGAAATGGAAGTAATGGAAGAAATCCTAAACACTACCGATATTAAATATTTTTCACTTTCACGGACTCTTTTTTCAGAACCCGACCTTCCTGAAAAGTGGCAGAGCGGCTACCGGGGCAAACCAAGATGTATTGCCTGCGGAAAGTGTCGCGGTAAAGAGACCAATGAATGCATATTAAATAAAAAACAGGAGTAA